One window of the Salvia miltiorrhiza cultivar Shanhuang (shh) chromosome 6, IMPLAD_Smil_shh, whole genome shotgun sequence genome contains the following:
- the LOC130988736 gene encoding NAC domain-containing protein 92-like, with translation MEGSYSYDRSDEPIELPPGFRFHPTDEELVSHYLSPKVLDRNFSTKAIGEVDLNKVEPWDLPWKAKIGEKEWYFFFLRDRKYPTGSRTNRATSAGYWKATGKDKEIFRGQILVGMKKTLVFYRGRAPKGVKSNWVMHEYRLQGKGSNIFSTASKNEWVICRVFKKGSGGSKVHISGPSSSGDSCLDLPSLIDLSSGENTTNAAARGSHVTCFSNLIQDQQDTSVDKFTSSSNMNFLDPRIEDLHCPDSISKQEQTTLHRLCRTNSSYIKQYAATDFDDGDISIISSGQIELDFLWNY, from the exons ATGGAGGGATCATACAGTTATGATAGGAGTGATGAACCCATAGAACTGCCCCCTGGTTTCCGATTCCATCCGACCGATGAAGAGCTCGTGTCTCATTACTTATCTCCGAAGGTACTCGACCGCAACTTCTCCACAAAAGCTATAGGCGAGGTAGACTTAAACAAGGTTGAGCCTTGGGATTTGCCAT GGAAGGCGAAAATCGGGGAGAAAGAGTGGTACTTCTTCTTCTTGAGGGATAGGAAGTATCCGACTGGGTCGAGGACTAACCGAGCCACGAGTGCTGGATACTGGAAGGCCACGGGGAAGGATAAGGAGATTTTCCGAGGACAAATTCTGGTTGGGATGAAAAAGACTTTAGTTTTCTATAGGGGAAGAGCTCCTAAAGGAGTTAAAAGCAATTGGGTTATGCATGAGTATAGATTACAAGGAAAGGGTTCCAATATTTTCTCTACAGCTTCAAAG AATGAATGGGTGATTTGCAGAGTCTTTAAGAAGGGCTCAGGAGGAAGTAAAGTCCATATATCAGGGCCGTCGAGTAGCGGTGATTCTTGTCTCGATTTACCTTCGTTGATCGATTTGTCATCTGGTGAAAATACAACGAATGCTGCTGCTCGAGGATCTCATGTGACCTGCTTCTCCAATCTGATACAAGATCAGCAAGATACATCTGTTGACAAATTTACCTCTTCTTCAAACATGAATTTCCTTGATCCACGTATCGAAGATTTGCATTGCCCAGATTCTATTTCGAAACAAGAACAGACAACACTACACCGTTTGTGCAGAACAAATAGCTCATACATTAAGCAATATGCCGCAACTGATTTTGATGATGGAGATATTTCCATCATTTCAAGCGGGCAAATTGAGTTAGATTTCTTGTGGAACTACTGA